Part of the Arvicanthis niloticus isolate mArvNil1 chromosome 29, mArvNil1.pat.X, whole genome shotgun sequence genome, TGCAGAACTTCAGAAGTAGGGCAAATGGCAGACATTTGGGCTATGGAGACCCAGTAAAGTCAAAATGGTGGGATTAAAATAGGGTCCGGGAGGAAGGTAGAAAATGATGCCATCCAGTCATGACTTTTCTTAATACTGGAGGGCCTTCAACCATTATTTACAATGtaagaattttttaaagcattattaaaaaataaacgtAAAGAATGGGTTTAGAGAcaggtggggtggaggggagaaaggaacaaGGGACAGTCCCCCAGCAAGAACAGTTGACACAGAGCATGGCCTTGGGCAGATTCCCTGCACACAGCCCATGTGACTCTGGGAGATGGCCCTGGGGTAAGGACAGGAGAAATAAGAGGGAAGGACCCTCAGACACCAGAACAGCACACATGGGAACAGAGACCATGGAGtccccttctctgcttctctgcaaaGGGCTCCTGCTCACAGGTGAGGCCAGTCttggagtggtggtggtggggcactCTGACAGGAAGGGACTCTGGGAGGAGACTCTGCTTCaggctgagaggagaggacacagggagggacccaggcTGCTCAGGTGGATGCTCTCAGGGAACaaggggttttcagaggggaggAAAAGCCAGATCGCTCTTTATTTCAAGTTAGTCACCAGTGCCCACAGGGTACATGGCTGTATCCTGACTGTTGGAGTCCTCATAGGGGTGGCCATGGTAATAATGAGGGTTTGCTCCACCCCAGAGATTGCCCAGAGCATGTGGGCATGTGGTCCCAGAGGACCACAAATGTCCTGGGTCAGATCCAGGCTTGTGTGTTTGTGCCCATCAGGGGCTCTGGAATGGGGGTCAGGGCTTTGATGCTGAGCTGTGGGTGTGCTTGGAGTCTCCAGGCAGGAGTACATTGTGGGAGGGATGTGGCTGTGCTGTGCACAGGGCTGTGCTGAGGCTTCTGACACAGGAGAGGTGGAGACCAGGCAATGGGGGTGGAGGAATGATGAAGGAGCACCTGGGAGTCTACAGAGGCTGGAAGCCTCCCTGTGAGGGGGAAGAGCTGGCAGCAGGGCACAGAGAAAATGTTGGGACAAAGAAGGAGGTAGCCCTGGAGAGATTCTCTtgatgagaagagagaagtgagCTGCAGTCCAGGACTCAGACAGGGGTCTCTCTTTGAGGCCACAGGATGTATGCAGTGCTGGAGAGGATGGCTGTGTGTGGTTGGGAAGGGGAAAGCAGGAAAGTGGGATCATTGCTGTGGGAAGTGAGGAATCCCTGGGGGAGCTGTGGAGGAAGGGTGCCTTAGGTGCCTTTAGTGGGTGAGCAGGGGATGCCTTAACCCTGTGAAGTTGGAGGTTGCATGTTCCCAGGTGCCTGTCACTCTCAGGAAGCTGGACACCTAGGAAGGACATTGTCTTAGGAACTGAGACAGGTTGTTCCTCTCCTCATACAGCTCCAAGGACCCAGAATCCACAGGAAGGGTGGctgtgggagacagggaggtagCTATCTGCTGacacctccaacacacacatgcatgtgcacactcactgGGGAAGATAAGGACACACATTATGTGAGTGGAGAGACTCATTTTTTGTCTCCTAACAGCCAAATTCTATAGCAAAGGAAAACATTAtaccttgttttaaaacaaaagctaaaatcAGAGAGATCTCCTCCTATGTTAAAAAGCCCAATTTGTAAAGAATGCTTTCTCTTAGGAAGCAATACTAACAAGGACCCTGTGTAGCTTCCCTGCCCTGTGCTTATGCCTACATGAAGGTGTTTTCCTCCCTCAAATCTTATGAATTGCTGCCAGGAGTCTTGATTCTGCTTGAGTCTGAAAAGCTCAGAGTCCAGCATTTTGGAACTTGGCTGCTCCCAGTGAGTCTGAGCCTGGGACTCTCACTATCAGACTTTGTGATGCTTCTCCCTCTCCTGAGACACTATCAGACTTTGTGATGCTTCTCCCTCTCCTGAGACACTATCAGACTTTGTGATGCTTCTCCCTCTCCTGAGACACTATCAGACTTTGTGATGCTTCTCCCACTCCTGAGACACTATCAGACTTTGTGATGCTTCTCCCACTCCTGAGACACTATCAGTCTTTGTGATGCTTCTCCCACTCCTGAGACACTATCAGACTTTGTGAtgcttctccctctcactcttgAGATCATGTTCAATCTCTTTCAAAAATACATAACAACTTAAACCCTGTCATAAGCTCCGAGTTTGCTGTAAATAGAACCACAGACCCCCATGTCTTGAGATATGCTCACTCCTCCATTCCTTTACTGGTATCTGAGCTTGTCCCTAGCACTGTGCCTCCCGGGAAGAGCAGCCCAACCCCTGGGATTGCAAGTCCAGGACTGGAAATAGCAAAGGCTATCTTAGAAGGTGTGGTCAGGGGTTGACTGCAAATACAGGGACCACAATAACAACATTAGATAGCGATAACCCAGGGTCCCTAGAGAACAAGGTCAGGGATGGCCTCCCCAACACCAAATGTACTCTTGACTGTGAGCAGAGATGTGAGCGCAGTGAGTGGGGAGCCATGCAGACATGGGAGGAGAGAGTTCCAAGCAGAGGACACAGCTTCGGGGGCATCCAGGGACCAGGCTCCCTGTTGGTTTTCTGCACCAAGTGTGTGGGCATACCTGCGTCCAAACACCTCGTCTTAATATCATTCTTCCTTAGACTCCCATGCTCAGGTTATGGTGGGCCCAATGCTGATGctcatgttttctctcttccaGCCTCACTTTTAACCTGCTGGAACTCCCCTGCCACAGCACTGCTAACATCTAAAGAAATGCGGTTCTCGGCTGCTGAAGGGGCAAAGGTTCTTCTCTATGTTCCTGACCAGGAAGAGaacctcctctccttttcctggtACAAAGGGAAAgatgtaaatgaaaattttaccATTGCGCATTATAAAAAATCCAGTGGTTCACTTCAACTTGGAAAGAAAGTCAGTGGCAGGGAAGAAATCTATATGGACAGCTCCATGATGCTCCAGGATGTCACCCAGGAAGACACGGGATTCTACACTTTAAAAACCTTTAAAGAACATGATCAACAGGAAATAACATATGCCCATCTCCAAGTATATAGTAAGTGACTCTCTGCGACCTGTGGGTGCTCGGAGGGATCATTCCACTTAACACACAGGGGTGACAATGCTGCCCTGTGCCTACCTCCCCTCTGCTCTGCATCTCCTCAAGCATTTAGTGCAAGACACACACGAGGGAGTTAAAGTGCAGTACTCAAACCCCATCACCAAATGTGTCACACAGAGAGCAGGGCGTGCAGTGGGTAACTCAGACAAGGACATTAGACTCAGTCAAGACCTGCAGGGCTCTCACTGTGAACACGGCCCTGAGGTAGACCCTGAGGGACTCTGGCATGAGAAAAATATGGGATTCTCACACAGATGTGAGCACCAGGAAGCCCTGGCTCCAGACCTTGTCCCAGACTTTACTCCAGGTGACCCTGGAGACCTCTTCTCCAGGGCTGGAACCCCCACCCCAGGCCTCCACATTGGCATCTCCTTCTGCTGAGACTGAGCATGGAGACCGAGCTGGACAGGTGCCCAGGACATCAGCCAGAACGTCTCATGGGTTTGCAGGTTTTTATGGAAATAGCTTATCATCATGGGTCCAGCCCAAGGAAATCTCATAGCTAGGCAAAGGGTAATAGATTCCCCTGATTTGGACAGCTCCCCTGTCCCAAGATAAGATCCTTGTCCTTATTTAAGGTTAACTCACAGACACGGCAATGGTCATTCATCATGTGTCCTATTatagagaaacagagacccaGGGAACACAGTGGCTGAGTTAGGATGGCACAGGCCATGGGTGGTCATTGCAAGCACAAGACACTGGCTGTACCCTCAGCTCCGAGTCCCCATGAAAAATTGGTATTAGGTACGTTGGAGCAGAGAGGGGCTGGCTGAGATGTCTGGAGATGAATCTTTCATTTGCTCTCTTCTGTTCACACACAGAGATTGTGACAAAACCCTATCTCCAGCTCAACCACACTAGCGTGAAAAGGAAGAGGGCCTCAGTTTTCACCTGTGTGTCGCCTGACACCGGAGTAGACATCAATTGGTTCTTCAATTACAAGCCCCTGAACATCACGGAGAGGGTCACACTGTCATCTGAAAAGCACAAGCTCACCATATCTCCTGTCTGGAAGGCAGATGCAGGGATCTATCAGTGCGAAGTCTCCAACTCCTTTAGTTCCAAGAAGTCGAACCCATTGATCATGGTGTTGGCTTATGGCTaatgtctcctctcttcctatacCAGAGCTTTGCAGTTTTTATGTCACTAGTGTGCACAGTTTATGAAAATTATAAGGAGAAAATTATCACTACAGATAAGAGAGACAGTCAGCATGGTGACATCCACCTGCAATCCCCAAATAAAACACAGGTCAGGAGGAAAATGAGTACAAGGCCAGTCCAGTTACACAGTATGACAATGACTTTAAAATAAGACCTCAGTATAGAAACAGAATTGCAAAGGAAGGCCCAGGTTCTGAATCACATATGGACCCACCTTCAGGATCCAGAGGGAACTGCTCAGATGCCTCAGGCTCACCAAAAGCTGTGGGTGCTCCAAGTCTCCTATTAAAATGCTGCTGTGTTTGCATAGAGTTATGTATGTCTTCCCAGGAGCTCAAATCCTTCCTGGGGCCCAAGCTGTGTGCTGCCTAGACCCCATCTATCCGCTTGAAGTTGGAATAATGGTAGGGGATCAGACTGGACATGTTTCACTGTAGATATGGTTTTGGTCAGTTTTCATCTGTATATTGTTTGATGCCCAGATGTAAACTCCATGAACATAAAGGCCCCTGAGTTTCTTGTCCTGAGTCTAGCAGTTTTTTCCAGTGCGACCTTGCACAAGATCCTGTTTTGTCTTAACAATTTTCCATGTGCTAAAATGCACAAATAAGATTTTAGCCATTTTGGCCTGacgatggtggtgcacgcctttaatcccagcacttgagaggcagaggcaggcggatttctgagttcgaggccagcctggtctacagagtgagttccaggacagccaggactacacagagaaaccctgtcttgaaaaacaaaaaaacaaaaaaaacaacaacaacaaaaaagattttaGCCATTTTGACAACCACGGTTGAAAGGTGTGAAGCACAATAGTATTGTTGTGTGACAGTTACTGTGGTCCATTTCCAAGCCCTGTTTAAACCTTTCCATtcgcttggtggtggtggtgcacacctttaatcccagcacttgggagacagaggcaggtggatttctgagttcaaggccagcctggtctacagagtgagttccaggacacccagggctacacagaaaaaccctgtcttgaaaaaccaaaaccaaaaccaaaaacaaaagcaaacaaacagaaaaaacctTTCCATTCATGACAGTCTGTGGCAACTAACATTCTGCTGCTGTCCCTATACACGTAACAAAACCAAGTCTAATTGTTTATGGTTAATATCAGCACGGAAAAATCCAACTCTTTAGTCTGTTCATCTGCCAGGGGTGATGAGGTGAGGGTGCCGAGTTTGACcatcagtcctgaaaacatgtAGAATATGCAGCATTCTCTACAAACAAGTTAAGGCCATCTTTAGACACTATTTTTTTTTGGCCTTGGCATTGTACTGATACATctatggcacacagacacacacacacacacacacacacagagagacacactcacacacacacagagacacacacagacatactcagagccacacacatgctcacacacacacacacactacttttttttttttttttttttttttttttgagacagggtttctctgtgtagccctggctgtcctgcaactcactctgtagaccaggctggcctcaaactcagaaatccgcctgcctctgcctcccaagtgctgggattaaaggcctgcgccaccaccgcccagccccacACTACATTTTATTAATCATGGAATTCTTGTTATTCTGAAGCATGTACAACAGTATCTCCAATTCACTTCTGATTTTAGTAATTTTAATCTGTTATAGTATGAAGTTAATTTAGCTAAAAGAAAATACTAATTTTTGTCAAAAACCAACTTCCTAAGGcccttccttctgcctccattgAAGACTTGGGCactctttttattttcaactttatgtgcattggtgttttgccagcatgtatgtctgtgtgagggtgttggaacctctagatctggattaaagacagttgtaaactgctgggaattgaaccagggtcctctagtagaacagtcaatgctcttggccactgagccatctctccagcccgacttGGGCACTCTAATTGAGCTAAACTTTGCTTGTCTTCTGAATGACCTAGGTGGCTGCTGCCACCTCTCTGTTCCTCCTTAACACTGGAGCACAGCTAGGTAAAACACATCTAGTCTAACAGGAATACCTTGTGAACTGGGGAAATCAGAGATGGCTTCATCCTGGGCCTGCTCTGACACTTACACAGTGGTTCTGGACCACAGACTCAAAGGGAAGCTAATTTGAGACTATGGGCTATGGCCCCACTGCCCAACCGCCTCTATCTGCTATGTCCTTCAGCTAGAAGTCACAAAGCCTACatcagctgtctctccagtccatCAAAATCATTgcttaaataaaaattctaatttttttggTGGAGCCTGAGAGCTTTACCTATCTTTCTCCAAGTTACCATGACCACCAGCAAGGGGCATCAGTACCCTGGGGATTCTATGTGC contains:
- the LOC143440481 gene encoding cell adhesion molecule CEACAM15-like codes for the protein MGLETGGVEGRKEQGTVPQQEQLTQSMALGRFPAHSPCDSGRWPWGKDRRNKREGPSDTRTAHMGTETMESPSLLLCKGLLLTASLLTCWNSPATALLTSKEMRFSAAEGAKVLLYVPDQEENLLSFSWYKGKDVNENFTIAHYKKSSGSLQLGKKVSGREEIYMDSSMMLQDVTQEDTGFYTLKTFKEHDQQEITYAHLQVYKIVTKPYLQLNHTSVKRKRASVFTCVSPDTGVDINWFFNYKPLNITERVTLSSEKHKLTISPVWKADAGIYQCEVSNSFSSKKSNPLIMVLAYG